The following coding sequences lie in one Candidatus Brocadia sp. genomic window:
- the higA gene encoding addiction module antidote protein, HigA family, producing the protein MVRIPTQREPTHPGEMLIEEFLIPMNITQRELAKEIHVPYQRINEIINKRRGVTPSTALRLAKFFRVSEDFWMNLQLRWDIYKAKLHEAKELKTIRSL; encoded by the coding sequence GTGGTTCGCATACCAACACAGAGAGAGCCAACCCATCCTGGAGAGATGCTCATCGAAGAATTTTTAATCCCTATGAATATCACCCAACGGGAATTGGCGAAGGAAATTCATGTTCCATACCAGAGGATTAATGAAATTATCAACAAACGCCGTGGTGTGACACCTAGTACAGCTTTACGGCTTGCTAAATTCTTTAGGGTTTCAGAAGATTTTTGGATGAATCTGCAGCTTAGATGGGATATATATAAAGCGAAACTTCATGAGGCAAAAGAATTAAAGACAATCAGATCTCTCTGA
- a CDS encoding response regulator, whose product MTNPARILIVEDKESSRNMLNERVNALGHISILAENGLSALAKIREQPPDLILLDIMMPEMDGYEVLCHLKDSASWSHIPVIMISAIDDMKSIIRCIEKGADDYLTKPFNPVLLKARIGSCLMKKHLHDQEEQYRKRLEDYNLDLERRIKKAAHVGTQYLRNYATDLPRNWAGIFVIILGVVYILSFFSYFVIGLFLPEDYVMKFLHKLHKAAIISYVPLAFIVEGCYIVRGLGENKKHSELIIHVLVSLCLFSILILGNHLAFKWLLSHI is encoded by the coding sequence ATGACGAATCCGGCAAGAATTCTTATCGTTGAGGATAAAGAGTCTAGCCGCAATATGCTGAACGAGAGGGTTAATGCACTTGGACATATTTCTATCCTTGCGGAAAATGGACTGTCTGCATTGGCTAAAATCAGAGAACAGCCTCCAGATCTCATCCTGCTTGATATAATGATGCCAGAAATGGATGGATACGAGGTTTTGTGTCATTTGAAAGACAGCGCTTCTTGGAGTCACATTCCTGTTATCATGATCTCAGCCATCGATGATATGAAAAGTATCATACGGTGTATTGAAAAAGGCGCTGACGACTACTTAACAAAACCTTTTAATCCCGTATTGCTCAAGGCGAGAATCGGCTCTTGTTTGATGAAAAAGCACCTGCATGATCAGGAAGAGCAGTATCGCAAGCGGCTTGAAGACTATAACTTGGACTTGGAACGTCGCATAAAAAAGGCGGCTCATGTTGGTACTCAATATCTTCGCAACTATGCCACTGACCTCCCTCGAAACTGGGCGGGCATATTCGTAATCATATTGGGAGTGGTGTATATCCTATCTTTTTTTTCATATTTTGTCATAGGACTATTTCTACCCGAGGATTATGTAATGAAATTTCTCCACAAGTTACATAAGGCAGCAATTATTTCTTATGTTCCCTTAGCATTTATAGTGGAAGGTTGCTATATAGTCAGGGGACTTGGAGAGAACAAAAAACATTCTGAGTTAATTATTCATGTGTTGGTTAGTTTGTGCCTGTTTTCTATCCTAATTCTTGGAAATCATTTGGCTTTTAAGTGGTTGCTATCACATATATAA
- a CDS encoding response regulator, translating into MLEFFQKLFAQDFMPHGHCLFWRPEVLWLFIISDSIITISYYSIPIALFHFVRKREDLEFKWIFVMFGLFIFSCGSTHLLNVWTLWSPAYRFEGVVKFFTAMASAFTAIAIWPLIPKAIALPSPSQLRNANLEMTREMNERKQVEKELRTSFKNLEAAELLQAQANRAKTQFLSTMSHEFRTPLNVIIGYTDLLNEQLTGKLSEKHLKYTREISRSAELLLSLINDLLDMSKIDAGAMELEIEDVSIDELIDGMVSMMSRQFVKKKITVKTLIEPNLPVVTADFRKCKQILMNLLSNALKFTPNNGRVEICAISGGDSGVRIEVRDNGIGIAEDKIDKIFSEFYQAENVIDEQLGGTGIGLALTRRLVELHSGKIGVESKLGQGSTFWFTLPMKNLSRKEPSEQKESEEVLKEEGILPKGHRILIAEDNEHNLEMVIEMLDDHNHQVVTARNGQEAIEMAKQHKPELILMDIRMPVMDGLEATKRLRAIPEFANIPIIAMTASAGAEAEKTHIAMGCTAHLAKPIHVKQLYAVLKKYLSVEN; encoded by the coding sequence ATGTTGGAGTTTTTTCAGAAGCTCTTTGCCCAGGATTTTATGCCTCATGGACATTGTCTCTTTTGGAGGCCTGAAGTCTTATGGCTCTTCATTATCTCCGACAGTATTATTACCATATCATACTATTCTATTCCTATTGCACTATTTCACTTCGTACGGAAGCGGGAAGACCTGGAGTTCAAGTGGATATTTGTCATGTTTGGTTTATTCATTTTCTCATGTGGTAGTACACACCTTTTGAATGTCTGGACCCTATGGAGTCCTGCTTATAGGTTTGAAGGTGTCGTAAAGTTTTTTACCGCAATGGCGTCCGCATTTACCGCTATAGCCATCTGGCCTCTTATTCCCAAGGCTATTGCACTACCGAGCCCTTCCCAACTAAGAAATGCAAACCTCGAAATGACGCGAGAAATGAATGAACGAAAGCAAGTGGAGAAGGAATTGCGCACGTCTTTCAAAAACCTTGAAGCTGCTGAGCTCTTACAGGCACAGGCCAATAGAGCCAAAACTCAATTTCTCTCGACTATGAGTCACGAATTTCGTACCCCACTCAACGTCATCATTGGCTATACCGATCTGTTAAATGAGCAATTAACTGGAAAGCTCAGTGAAAAGCACTTAAAATACACTAGAGAAATCAGCCGTAGTGCAGAACTCCTGTTGTCTCTTATCAACGATTTACTTGATATGTCCAAGATAGACGCGGGAGCAATGGAACTTGAAATAGAGGATGTTTCTATCGATGAATTAATTGATGGCATGGTATCCATGATGAGTCGCCAGTTTGTGAAAAAAAAGATAACTGTAAAAACGTTAATTGAACCGAATCTGCCGGTTGTAACGGCTGATTTTAGGAAGTGTAAGCAGATACTTATGAACCTGCTTTCAAATGCACTCAAGTTTACACCAAATAATGGGCGAGTTGAGATATGTGCTATTAGTGGCGGAGACTCCGGAGTTCGGATTGAAGTCAGGGATAATGGAATTGGAATCGCAGAAGACAAGATTGATAAGATTTTTTCCGAATTCTATCAAGCCGAGAATGTAATCGATGAACAGCTTGGTGGTACAGGAATTGGGCTAGCCCTGACACGTCGACTTGTGGAACTACACAGTGGGAAAATCGGTGTTGAGAGCAAATTAGGGCAAGGAAGTACCTTTTGGTTTACTTTACCGATGAAAAATTTGTCGCGAAAAGAACCTTCAGAACAGAAAGAGAGCGAGGAGGTTTTAAAAGAAGAGGGTATCCTTCCTAAAGGACATCGTATACTAATAGCAGAGGATAACGAGCACAATTTGGAGATGGTCATCGAAATGCTGGATGACCATAACCACCAGGTAGTAACTGCCAGAAACGGACAGGAGGCGATTGAGATGGCTAAGCAGCATAAACCCGAATTGATTTTGATGGATATTCGGATGCCGGTGATGGATGGCCTGGAGGCAACTAAAAGGCTTCGAGCAATACCAGAATTTGCTAATATTCCCATTATCGCCATGACTGCCAGTGCAGGCGCCGAAGCCGAAAAAACTCATATAGCTATGGGTTGCACCGCTCACTTGGCAAAACCTATCCATGTAAAGCAATTGTATGCAGTTCTTAAAAAGTATTTAAGCGTTGAAAACTAG
- the mazF gene encoding endoribonuclease MazF — MVKKGYVPQRGDVVWITLNPQSGHEQAGRRPAVVLSPAIYNEKVELAIFCPVTNQIKGYPFEVIMPDGLPVSGVILADQIKSLDWRIRDAEWICTLPPRVVSEVLQKLGTLLSW, encoded by the coding sequence ATGGTAAAAAAGGGTTACGTCCCGCAACGCGGCGATGTCGTATGGATTACCTTGAATCCGCAATCAGGTCATGAACAGGCAGGACGTCGTCCGGCGGTGGTGCTTTCACCGGCGATATATAATGAAAAGGTTGAACTTGCCATTTTCTGTCCTGTTACAAATCAAATCAAGGGTTATCCCTTTGAAGTGATCATGCCTGATGGCTTGCCTGTGAGCGGAGTAATTTTGGCTGATCAGATTAAGAGTTTAGACTGGCGCATCCGGGATGCAGAATGGATATGTACTTTACCACCTCGGGTGGTGTCGGAGGTATTGCAGAAACTTGGTACATTGCTATCATGGTAA
- a CDS encoding AbrB/MazE/SpoVT family DNA-binding domain-containing protein, with translation MKTRIQKWGNSLALRIPKSFAHEAGLEQDSPVEVSLEDGKVVIMAVPQSKLTLRRLLAQVTKDNRHAEFDTGHVIGSEIW, from the coding sequence ATGAAAACTCGTATACAAAAATGGGGAAACAGCCTTGCATTGCGCATTCCAAAATCGTTTGCTCATGAGGCAGGGCTGGAACAGGATTCACCGGTTGAAGTGTCGCTGGAAGACGGAAAGGTTGTTATCATGGCCGTTCCTCAATCCAAGTTGACCCTCAGACGACTCCTTGCGCAAGTTACCAAAGACAATCGACATGCTGAATTTGATACAGGACATGTCATAGGTAGCGAAATATGGTAA
- the kdpF gene encoding K(+)-transporting ATPase subunit F has protein sequence MAIIYWIGGIISLLLFIYLFLALLKPEIFS, from the coding sequence GTGGCAATTATTTATTGGATCGGTGGAATAATTTCTCTTCTTCTATTTATTTACCTGTTTTTAGCGCTTCTCAAGCCGGAGATTTTTTCATGA
- the kdpA gene encoding potassium-transporting ATPase subunit KdpA, which translates to MNWNNVIQGLIFLTTVVLLAKPLGIYMARVYEGKPAGLNVLLGLVERWIYRLSGIYPETSMSWKGYAMAMMLFNGIGIAVVYALQRLQAYLPLNPMSMPGVAPDLAFNIAVSFATNTNWQSYGGETTLSYLTQMVGLTVQNFVSAATGMAILVALIRGFIQKQAETIGNFWVDLVRTTLYILLPLSMVLAILLVSQGVVQTFKPYEKVTLLQPVKDGNGAEVQEQVLALGPAASQITIKELGTNGGGFFNVNSAHPFENPTPLSNFLEVVAILLIPAALCYTFGYMVKDKRQGWVLLAAMLIIFIPCLWSCIYFEQHGNPLFNSLGINQKATAFQPGGNMEGKEARFGIVNSAIWAVATTAASNGSVNSMHDSYTPLGGLIPMWLIQLGEVVFGGVGSGLYGMIAFVIIAVFIAGLMIGRTPEYLGKKIETYEMKMASLMILIPPALVLAGTAVAVIWPQTKVSIFNPGPHGFSEVLYAFSSAGNNNGSAFGGLSANTPFYNIALGLAMFFARYWLAIPILAIAGSLSRKKIVPVNQGTLPTHTPLFVVFLVMVVLIVGALTFFPALVLGPIVEHFILHHS; encoded by the coding sequence ATGAATTGGAATAATGTTATTCAGGGCTTAATTTTTCTCACCACGGTTGTTCTGTTAGCTAAACCGCTGGGGATATACATGGCGCGCGTATATGAAGGTAAGCCGGCAGGTCTTAATGTACTACTTGGACTTGTAGAGCGCTGGATATACCGGCTTTCAGGAATTTATCCGGAAACAAGCATGTCCTGGAAAGGATACGCCATGGCGATGATGCTGTTTAATGGTATCGGCATAGCGGTAGTGTATGCTCTTCAGCGTCTGCAGGCATATTTGCCTTTAAATCCCATGTCCATGCCAGGAGTTGCCCCGGATTTGGCTTTTAATATTGCCGTTAGTTTTGCAACAAATACCAATTGGCAAAGTTACGGTGGTGAAACGACATTAAGCTATCTTACCCAAATGGTCGGATTAACCGTGCAGAACTTCGTGTCCGCCGCGACTGGTATGGCTATTCTTGTGGCTTTGATTCGGGGATTTATCCAAAAACAGGCAGAAACCATAGGAAATTTTTGGGTGGACCTGGTGAGAACAACGCTTTATATCTTGCTACCTTTGTCAATGGTTTTGGCTATTCTTTTAGTTTCTCAGGGCGTGGTGCAGACTTTCAAGCCGTATGAGAAAGTGACACTTCTTCAGCCTGTAAAGGATGGCAATGGAGCAGAGGTGCAAGAGCAGGTACTCGCGCTTGGCCCTGCCGCTTCACAGATTACCATTAAAGAGTTGGGAACGAATGGTGGAGGGTTTTTTAATGTAAATTCTGCCCATCCGTTTGAGAACCCAACACCCCTATCTAATTTTTTAGAGGTTGTTGCAATACTTCTCATACCAGCCGCCTTATGTTATACCTTCGGTTACATGGTTAAAGACAAACGTCAGGGGTGGGTACTTTTGGCAGCAATGCTTATTATTTTTATTCCCTGTCTTTGGAGTTGCATATATTTTGAACAACACGGGAATCCCTTATTTAACAGTTTAGGTATTAATCAAAAAGCGACCGCTTTTCAGCCTGGTGGCAATATGGAAGGAAAAGAAGCACGTTTTGGCATTGTCAATTCTGCCATATGGGCGGTTGCTACAACCGCGGCTTCAAACGGGTCGGTTAACTCAATGCATGATTCTTACACGCCTCTCGGGGGCTTAATACCAATGTGGCTTATACAGCTGGGAGAGGTTGTTTTTGGCGGAGTGGGATCGGGCCTTTATGGCATGATTGCATTTGTAATTATCGCTGTATTTATAGCGGGGCTCATGATTGGACGGACACCGGAATATTTAGGAAAGAAAATCGAGACGTATGAGATGAAAATGGCGTCCCTTATGATTTTAATTCCACCTGCACTTGTTCTTGCCGGAACAGCGGTTGCCGTTATTTGGCCTCAGACAAAGGTATCGATTTTTAATCCGGGACCTCATGGTTTCAGCGAGGTGCTTTATGCTTTTTCATCCGCAGGAAACAATAACGGAAGCGCCTTTGGTGGATTGTCTGCTAATACTCCTTTTTACAATATAGCATTAGGATTGGCCATGTTTTTTGCTCGGTACTGGCTTGCTATACCGATACTTGCCATCGCGGGATCGCTGTCCAGGAAAAAAATTGTTCCCGTAAATCAGGGAACATTACCGACACATACGCCGCTTTTTGTCGTATTTTTAGTTATGGTTGTTTTGATTGTCGGAGCGCTTACTTTTTTCCCGGCACTGGTACTAGGTCCGATCGTTGAACATTTCATCCTACATCATAGTTAA
- the kdpB gene encoding potassium-transporting ATPase subunit KdpB, with amino-acid sequence MKKSQKAKSSFNLSIIGPAIIDSLKKLDPRHQIKNPVMFVVLVGSILTTGLYFQALSGQGEAPAGFILGISSWLWFTLIFANFAEAMAEGRGKAQAASLRRTRRDTIAKKLSTPSYGSSYEKVSATTLRKGDVVLVEAGDIIPMDGEVIEGVASIDESAITGESAPVIRESGGDRSAVTGGTRVLSDWLLVRISSNPGETFLDHMIAMVEGAKRQKTPNEIALSILLAVFTIVFLLATVTLLPFSVHSVIAAGHGEPVTVTVLVALLVCLIPTTIGGLLPAIGIAGMDRMVQANVVATSGRAVEAAGDVDVLLLDKTGTITLGNRQAVAFIPNQGVNIKSLADAAQLASLSDETPEGRSIVVLAKKKYGIRGRHIHELEAKFIPFTAQTRMSGVDLGDGRQIRKGSSEAIENYIKKLGGSFPEDLKSNIETISKNGGTPLVVAEHKQLLGVVQLKDIVKGGIRERFAELRRMGIKTVMITGDNPLTAAAIAAEAGMDDFLAQATPETKLKLIREMQSGGRLVAMTGDGTNDAPALAQADVAVAMNTGTQAAKEAGNMVDLDSNPTKLIEIVKIGKQLLMTRGSLTTFSVANDVSKYFAIIPAAFIGTYPSLKALNIMHLETPASAVLSAVIFNALIIIFLIPLALRGVPYKPMTANRFLRNNLLVYGAGGIVAPFIGIKLIDMILAALRLV; translated from the coding sequence ATGAAGAAGTCACAGAAAGCTAAATCCTCGTTTAACCTGTCTATCATTGGCCCGGCAATTATTGATTCGCTCAAGAAGTTAGATCCCAGACACCAGATCAAAAATCCGGTAATGTTTGTGGTGCTGGTAGGAAGCATATTGACTACGGGATTGTATTTTCAGGCGCTTTCAGGACAGGGAGAAGCGCCGGCAGGATTTATTTTAGGTATATCGTCATGGCTGTGGTTCACATTAATTTTTGCAAACTTTGCCGAAGCAATGGCAGAAGGACGCGGAAAGGCGCAAGCCGCAAGTCTTCGTCGCACCCGAAGAGATACCATCGCAAAAAAACTTTCAACCCCCAGCTACGGCTCCAGTTATGAGAAGGTTTCAGCTACAACGCTTCGAAAAGGAGATGTCGTTCTTGTTGAGGCGGGGGATATTATCCCTATGGATGGCGAAGTCATCGAAGGCGTAGCGTCTATCGATGAGAGCGCAATTACTGGAGAAAGCGCTCCTGTTATACGCGAAAGCGGGGGAGACCGCAGTGCCGTTACCGGCGGTACGCGGGTGCTTTCAGACTGGCTTCTGGTGCGCATCAGCTCCAATCCCGGTGAAACATTTTTGGATCATATGATCGCTATGGTTGAAGGAGCGAAAAGACAAAAGACCCCCAATGAGATAGCGCTGAGCATTTTACTGGCAGTCTTTACCATCGTCTTTCTTTTAGCGACGGTAACGCTCTTACCTTTTTCGGTTCACAGCGTCATCGCGGCCGGGCACGGAGAACCGGTTACTGTAACCGTATTGGTTGCCCTGCTTGTATGTCTCATACCGACCACAATAGGGGGATTATTACCGGCTATAGGGATAGCGGGCATGGACAGGATGGTGCAGGCCAACGTTGTCGCCACTTCCGGCCGTGCAGTTGAGGCAGCGGGGGATGTCGATGTCCTGCTTCTGGACAAAACAGGTACGATAACGCTTGGAAACAGGCAGGCAGTGGCTTTTATACCAAACCAGGGTGTCAATATTAAATCATTAGCAGATGCGGCGCAGCTTGCCTCTCTGTCTGATGAGACTCCGGAAGGAAGAAGCATCGTAGTATTGGCCAAGAAGAAATACGGCATCAGAGGACGTCACATCCACGAACTTGAAGCAAAATTTATCCCCTTTACGGCACAAACACGGATGAGCGGGGTGGATTTGGGTGACGGCAGGCAAATCAGGAAGGGATCATCAGAAGCCATTGAAAATTATATAAAGAAGCTCGGCGGTTCTTTTCCCGAAGACCTGAAATCAAATATTGAAACGATATCAAAAAATGGAGGGACGCCGCTCGTTGTAGCAGAACATAAACAGTTGCTTGGTGTTGTTCAATTAAAGGATATCGTAAAGGGCGGTATAAGAGAACGTTTCGCCGAGCTCCGCAGAATGGGGATCAAGACCGTTATGATTACCGGGGATAATCCTTTAACCGCGGCGGCTATTGCTGCGGAAGCAGGCATGGATGATTTTTTGGCCCAGGCTACCCCGGAAACAAAGCTTAAACTTATCCGCGAAATGCAATCCGGTGGCAGGCTTGTTGCCATGACGGGTGACGGAACGAACGACGCGCCAGCCCTTGCGCAGGCGGATGTTGCCGTTGCCATGAATACAGGAACGCAGGCTGCAAAAGAGGCAGGTAACATGGTTGATCTCGACTCTAACCCTACAAAGCTTATCGAAATCGTTAAGATCGGAAAGCAACTTCTCATGACGCGGGGTTCACTGACTACATTCAGCGTAGCGAACGACGTATCGAAGTACTTTGCGATCATTCCGGCTGCGTTCATTGGAACCTATCCATCGCTTAAGGCGCTTAATATTATGCACCTGGAGACGCCGGCAAGCGCCGTGTTATCTGCGGTTATTTTTAACGCACTCATTATCATATTTCTTATCCCGCTTGCCTTGCGCGGTGTGCCTTATAAACCAATGACGGCAAACCGGTTTTTAAGAAATAACCTCCTGGTGTATGGGGCAGGTGGAATTGTGGCGCCGTTTATAGGTATTAAATTGATCGACATGATTTTAGCTGCTTTACGCTTAGTTTAA
- the kdpC gene encoding potassium-transporting ATPase subunit KdpC, with protein sequence MIREHMKPAIVSFLLLTIITGILYPLSVTGIAQVLFRERANGSLVYRDGNPIGSLLIGQHFDDPKYLWGRISSTSPVQFNAASSSGSNLGPTNSVLIDVVKARIKALKTADPDNTSPIPVDLVTSSAGGLDPHISLAAAYYQIPRVARLRGLSQDTVKGIVRKHTYNRFLGLIGEPVVNVLEVNLDLDSYKIEYNTNI encoded by the coding sequence ATGATCCGGGAACATATGAAACCAGCAATCGTATCTTTTTTGCTTTTAACGATTATAACAGGGATTCTTTACCCGCTCTCGGTGACCGGGATTGCTCAGGTATTATTCCGTGAACGGGCAAATGGCAGTTTGGTTTATAGGGACGGGAACCCCATTGGATCGTTGCTTATCGGCCAACATTTCGACGATCCCAAATATCTCTGGGGTCGCATTTCATCGACATCTCCCGTCCAGTTCAATGCCGCATCTTCTTCAGGCTCTAATTTAGGACCTACAAATTCCGTGCTTATCGATGTGGTAAAAGCACGTATCAAAGCGTTAAAAACCGCCGATCCGGATAATACAAGTCCTATCCCGGTAGACCTTGTCACTTCTTCCGCAGGCGGATTAGATCCGCACATCAGTCTGGCAGCTGCTTATTACCAGATTCCGCGTGTGGCGCGGTTGCGGGGATTATCGCAGGATACCGTTAAAGGCATTGTCCGTAAACATACCTATAACCGTTTCTTAGGATTAATCGGAGAACCAGTGGTAAACGTCTTGGAGGTAAATTTAGATTTGGACTCTTATAAAATAGAGTATAATACGAATATATGA
- a CDS encoding sensor histidine kinase KdpD yields the protein MMEEKSDIDQILARIKAGESKRGNLKIFFGAVAGVGKTYTMLEAARLRKKEGMDVVIGYVETHKRAETEALLEGLEILPAQKIMYRGIELREFDLDAALKRKPSLILVDEFAHTNAPGVRHAKRYQDIEELLNHGINVYTTLNVQHCESVHDIITQITGVVVKETVPDSFLEMADEIELIDLPSEELLKRLKEGKVYLGPQAERAAMNFFRPGNLIALRQLALRYTARSVDAKMRAYKEMYSISKVWKASDRFLVCISGDPSAIRLLRSAKRIASETGADWIVAYVETPSLTRRPYRQNQVDALIISAEKLGAEAIILSGQSISETLLAYARSKNIGKIIVGKPKRSWLSELISGSVVNELARQSGETDIYILSGEVEEKIPKPIFVSQRPLSWKGALLSVMVVFLCTVVNNFLFRVVELPNLIMVYLLGVICVAFFFGKRISFFLSLLSVLCFDYFFVPPYFTFAVADIQYVITFIVMLITGLLVSALADRLRTQMISARLREEHNQILYALNKELSKTSDSQELIKIAVKHLEEFCKCPVAIFSVDQERSALVEAKGSLSLPLTPNEEGVINWVYEHGKMAGRGTDTLPGSKGIYLPLVGTEKTVGVFGAFPGDSQLLSDPRKMHFLEMMVAQTALAVEGAQLAAAMIRAEYAIENERIRNLFLTTFSYDVPQKLNTVSRTISQLLKDDKIGQEEKKRLADQIRFEAEQLNMLAAELHRILKSTAGIVQDKK from the coding sequence ATGATGGAAGAGAAATCTGATATAGATCAAATTTTGGCGAGAATTAAAGCAGGAGAAAGCAAGCGGGGGAATCTCAAGATCTTCTTTGGAGCTGTCGCGGGCGTTGGGAAAACTTACACAATGCTGGAAGCTGCCCGATTGAGGAAAAAAGAGGGCATGGATGTCGTGATTGGTTATGTCGAAACCCACAAACGCGCAGAGACGGAGGCTCTCTTAGAAGGACTCGAGATCCTGCCTGCCCAAAAAATTATGTATAGAGGAATAGAACTGCGGGAATTCGACCTGGATGCAGCATTAAAAAGGAAGCCATCGCTTATTTTAGTAGATGAGTTTGCTCATACGAATGCGCCGGGTGTTCGCCATGCAAAACGCTACCAGGATATAGAAGAACTTCTCAATCATGGTATCAACGTTTACACCACGCTCAACGTTCAACACTGTGAGAGTGTTCATGACATTATTACACAGATCACCGGAGTGGTGGTTAAAGAGACAGTGCCAGACAGCTTTTTGGAAATGGCTGATGAAATCGAATTGATAGATCTGCCTTCTGAAGAGTTACTCAAGAGACTGAAAGAAGGCAAGGTGTATCTGGGACCTCAGGCTGAACGAGCCGCAATGAATTTTTTTAGGCCCGGAAATCTGATTGCACTGCGTCAACTTGCCCTTCGTTATACTGCAAGAAGTGTTGATGCCAAGATGCGTGCTTATAAAGAAATGTATTCAATTTCAAAAGTCTGGAAGGCAAGTGACAGATTTTTAGTTTGTATCAGCGGAGATCCCTCTGCAATAAGGCTGCTCCGCTCTGCCAAACGAATAGCTTCTGAGACGGGTGCTGACTGGATTGTTGCTTATGTTGAAACTCCTTCGTTAACCAGACGTCCTTATCGTCAGAATCAAGTTGATGCTTTGATCATATCTGCTGAAAAACTGGGTGCAGAAGCTATTATATTAAGCGGTCAAAGCATAAGCGAAACCCTCCTGGCTTATGCCCGATCAAAAAATATTGGGAAGATAATTGTTGGCAAACCAAAACGGTCGTGGTTGAGTGAACTTATCTCCGGTTCGGTGGTTAATGAGCTTGCCAGACAGAGTGGGGAAACAGATATTTATATCCTCAGCGGTGAGGTGGAAGAAAAGATACCAAAGCCTATATTCGTTTCTCAACGGCCACTGTCCTGGAAGGGCGCTTTATTGTCGGTTATGGTTGTCTTTCTATGCACCGTGGTAAATAACTTTTTGTTTCGTGTAGTAGAGCTGCCTAATCTTATTATGGTTTACTTGTTAGGCGTTATTTGTGTCGCTTTCTTTTTCGGGAAAAGGATATCTTTTTTTCTATCGCTTTTAAGTGTCTTGTGCTTCGATTATTTCTTTGTTCCCCCGTATTTTACGTTTGCAGTTGCGGACATTCAATATGTCATCACATTTATTGTCATGTTAATTACCGGATTATTAGTAAGCGCTTTGGCTGACAGGCTCAGGACACAAATGATATCAGCGAGACTCAGGGAAGAGCACAATCAGATTCTTTACGCATTGAACAAAGAATTATCAAAGACCTCAGATTCACAAGAATTAATAAAAATTGCTGTTAAACACCTGGAAGAGTTTTGTAAATGCCCTGTGGCTATCTTTAGTGTTGATCAAGAGAGATCTGCTCTCGTTGAAGCTAAAGGTAGTTTGTCTCTTCCTCTAACGCCAAATGAGGAAGGAGTCATTAACTGGGTTTATGAGCATGGCAAGATGGCAGGAAGAGGAACCGATACGCTCCCCGGTTCAAAAGGGATTTACTTGCCTCTTGTGGGTACCGAAAAAACCGTAGGAGTCTTTGGGGCTTTCCCGGGTGATTCGCAGCTCCTTTCCGATCCCAGGAAAATGCATTTTCTTGAAATGATGGTTGCTCAAACGGCGCTTGCCGTAGAAGGGGCACAGCTTGCTGCGGCGATGATTAGAGCGGAATATGCAATTGAGAATGAAAGGATAAGAAATCTTTTTTTAACAACTTTTTCTTATGATGTACCTCAGAAACTTAATACCGTATCTCGAACAATCTCACAGCTATTGAAAGATGACAAGATAGGGCAAGAAGAAAAGAAGAGACTTGCTGATCAAATACGTTTTGAAGCGGAACAGCTTAATATGCTCGCTGCCGAACTTCATCGAATACTTAAATCGACTGCAGGTATTGTACAAGATAAAAAATGA
- a CDS encoding CBS domain-containing protein, whose protein sequence is MRVKDIMDTTPNLARTSDTFEHLIRMLDEVKYHVVFVVDEEDKLVGIATEADIVKVLVPKYLSFDEFLISAMNENYLENKCIETRNLVITEIMTKTILSVHEDDTVIKAAALMAVNKIHTLPVVRDGKVVGIVHLINLIRHIMKILTKD, encoded by the coding sequence ATGAGAGTAAAAGATATTATGGACACAACTCCAAATCTCGCCCGAACCTCAGACACGTTTGAACATCTTATAAGAATGCTTGATGAGGTGAAATATCACGTTGTTTTTGTAGTTGACGAAGAAGATAAACTGGTGGGGATTGCAACTGAGGCAGATATTGTAAAAGTACTTGTTCCTAAGTATCTATCTTTTGATGAATTTCTTATTTCTGCAATGAATGAAAATTATTTAGAAAATAAATGTATTGAAACTAGAAATCTAGTTATTACGGAAATCATGACAAAAACAATTTTATCAGTGCATGAAGATGATACTGTAATTAAAGCAGCCGCCCTCATGGCGGTTAATAAAATACATACTCTTCCTGTGGTTAGGGATGGCAAAGTCGTTGGAATTGTGCACCTTATAAACCTGATCAGGCACATAATGAAAATTCTTACCAAAGATTGA